Proteins from a single region of Sphaerochaeta globosa str. Buddy:
- a CDS encoding RsmE family RNA methyltransferase, with amino-acid sequence MNIILFEALSAQNELPMQDPRAQHICKILRLKEGESFQAGIINVGKGTATLTALEKERITFRFVLEETESAKLYPVTLLVSQVRPICMRRILRESVSLGVERIILCTTETGEKSYAQATLYTSGEYHSILLDGAMQSGKCGVSAVQFAPSVASAMHLLEQDSQRIVLDNVRESTSLARYALHASSVVLAIGGERGFTDNERTLFDLNGFSFASLGSRILRTETACSAGLAVLLGRMGLL; translated from the coding sequence ATGAATATTATCCTTTTTGAGGCCCTTTCTGCACAGAATGAACTTCCCATGCAGGATCCTCGGGCTCAACATATCTGCAAAATCCTCAGGCTCAAGGAAGGTGAAAGCTTCCAAGCCGGCATCATCAACGTAGGCAAGGGAACGGCGACGCTTACCGCTCTTGAGAAGGAACGCATTACCTTCAGGTTCGTGTTGGAAGAAACCGAGAGTGCAAAGCTGTATCCGGTGACCCTGCTGGTCTCCCAGGTGAGGCCCATCTGCATGCGCAGGATTTTGCGAGAATCGGTAAGTCTTGGGGTGGAAAGGATCATCCTCTGTACGACGGAAACCGGGGAAAAATCTTACGCCCAGGCAACTCTCTACACAAGCGGAGAATATCATTCCATTTTGCTGGACGGAGCTATGCAGAGTGGAAAGTGTGGAGTAAGCGCGGTGCAATTTGCACCTTCGGTTGCATCGGCCATGCATTTGCTTGAACAGGACAGCCAGCGCATTGTCCTGGATAATGTACGTGAGAGCACCAGCCTTGCCCGGTATGCACTACACGCCTCCTCGGTTGTACTAGCCATCGGCGGCGAGCGGGGTTTCACAGATAACGAGCGCACCCTGTTCGACTTGAACGGCTTCTCATTTGCCAGCCTTGGGAGCAGAATCCTCCGCACCGAAACTGCCTGTAGTGCCGGCCTTGCCGTCCTGCTTGGTCGGATGGGCTTGCTCTAG
- a CDS encoding lipoate--protein ligase, translating to MKNAIYLATSHDCAANLAGEAYLLTLAFDHILFLWVNDPCIVIGRYQNPFAECNLKNMEHMQVQLVRRQSGGGAVYHDQGNLCFTLIGNKETATKEENFSLVLKALASLGLSCELSGRNDILLDGKKISGNAFQTTPTKFCHHGTLLVSSDLSVMSNYLTPSSTKLASKAVKSVSSRVGNLKEGREDITNEMVQQALIDAFIAEYGQTEVTPIDCVTLAEAQANYRRFGDLSVILEKTPQFTHSFTHRFEWGEATLHLQVEKGVISEVRMFTDALDTSIVGRATQVLTGLPYDHNALTELARKSEQADLASLLMHVVTLL from the coding sequence ATGAAGAATGCAATATACCTTGCTACATCGCACGACTGTGCAGCAAATCTGGCAGGGGAAGCATATCTGCTTACCCTTGCATTCGACCACATCCTCTTTTTGTGGGTGAACGATCCTTGCATCGTCATCGGGAGGTATCAGAATCCATTTGCCGAATGCAACCTGAAGAACATGGAACACATGCAGGTTCAGCTGGTTCGCCGACAAAGCGGCGGGGGGGCTGTATATCACGACCAAGGGAATCTCTGCTTCACCCTCATCGGGAACAAGGAGACTGCCACCAAGGAAGAAAATTTCTCCTTGGTGCTCAAAGCCCTCGCATCCCTCGGCCTTAGCTGCGAACTTTCGGGACGCAACGACATACTGCTTGATGGGAAAAAAATCTCGGGCAATGCGTTCCAGACCACCCCTACAAAGTTCTGTCACCATGGGACACTTCTGGTCAGCAGCGATCTGTCGGTAATGAGCAACTATCTTACTCCCAGTTCGACCAAGCTCGCCTCCAAAGCGGTAAAATCCGTCTCCTCGAGGGTGGGAAACCTGAAGGAAGGACGAGAGGACATTACCAATGAGATGGTCCAGCAGGCCCTTATCGATGCCTTCATTGCCGAGTACGGCCAGACTGAGGTTACACCGATAGACTGTGTCACCCTCGCTGAAGCGCAGGCAAACTATAGACGATTTGGGGATTTGTCGGTCATTTTGGAAAAAACTCCTCAGTTCACCCACTCTTTCACGCATCGGTTCGAATGGGGTGAGGCAACCTTGCATCTGCAGGTGGAGAAAGGAGTCATCAGTGAGGTGAGAATGTTCACTGATGCTTTGGATACCTCAATCGTTGGTAGGGCGACTCAGGTATTGACCGGCTTACCCTATGACCACAATGCATTGACGGAACTTGCCCGAAAAAGCGAGCAGGCCGATCTTGCCAGCCTGCTCATGCATGTAGTCACCCTGCTCTAA
- a CDS encoding SPL family radical SAM protein: protein MNHPLFATLPLSEQHYLSDLQSRYHFTFQQQRQLVENCADLAMWKLGPLERWIDEGACDHLSDKQRTNALLANHQNRMQTERAKPTSYQDFFPLQRLPDKYKSLFVSSSTLMGRCPCPVEGEKTRCCNLKTLDVVQQCAYGCSYCSIQSFYNSHEIKVVQNLKQRLGELVLDEDCWHIGTGQSSDSLLWGNDYGTLEALAILARRYPSLIIELKTKSHRSDYLQLEIPSNIISTWSLNAVTIIEKEEHLTSTLKQRLEAAKRARDKGRIIGFHLHPMVYFEGWQEEYGALIEQVVASFRPEELMMFSLGTLTFTKAVLRSLRTGLLETRVTDMDLTLSAGKYSYPLEIKQQMFSFAYNQFPDSWKQGSPFFYLCMEDPSLWEPTFGFSHANDKTFELAMKASYQHCLTQHAIHANV, encoded by the coding sequence ATGAATCATCCCCTTTTTGCCACGCTTCCATTATCCGAGCAACACTACCTTTCAGACCTACAAAGCCGGTATCATTTCACCTTCCAGCAGCAACGCCAGCTAGTTGAAAACTGCGCCGACTTGGCCATGTGGAAGCTTGGGCCGCTGGAGCGTTGGATCGATGAGGGAGCTTGCGATCATCTCAGTGACAAGCAACGCACAAATGCCTTGCTCGCAAACCATCAAAACAGGATGCAGACAGAGCGGGCAAAGCCCACGTCCTACCAGGATTTCTTCCCCCTACAACGGTTGCCGGACAAATACAAAAGCCTCTTTGTCTCCTCAAGCACCCTGATGGGCCGCTGTCCCTGTCCGGTAGAGGGAGAGAAAACTCGTTGCTGCAACCTCAAGACCCTCGATGTCGTACAGCAATGTGCATACGGCTGCAGCTACTGCTCCATCCAATCGTTCTACAACAGCCACGAGATCAAGGTAGTTCAAAACCTGAAGCAGAGGTTGGGCGAGTTGGTTTTGGATGAGGATTGCTGGCATATAGGGACCGGGCAGAGCAGCGATTCACTTCTTTGGGGAAACGACTACGGCACACTCGAAGCGTTGGCAATCCTTGCCAGGCGCTATCCCTCCTTGATCATCGAGCTGAAGACCAAGAGCCACCGCAGCGACTATTTACAGCTCGAGATACCAAGCAATATCATCTCGACTTGGTCGCTCAATGCTGTGACCATCATCGAGAAGGAGGAACACCTCACCTCTACACTAAAGCAACGCCTGGAGGCTGCAAAGCGTGCACGCGACAAGGGAAGGATCATCGGCTTCCACCTGCATCCAATGGTTTACTTTGAAGGCTGGCAGGAAGAGTATGGCGCTTTGATCGAGCAAGTGGTCGCTTCCTTCCGGCCCGAAGAGCTGATGATGTTCTCCCTGGGTACGCTTACCTTTACCAAGGCTGTACTGCGCAGTCTGCGCACCGGCTTGCTTGAGACACGGGTGACTGACATGGACCTTACCTTGAGTGCCGGCAAGTACTCCTATCCGTTGGAGATCAAACAACAGATGTTCAGCTTCGCCTATAATCAGTTCCCCGACTCATGGAAGCAAGGCTCTCCCTTTTTCTATCTGTGTATGGAAGACCCTAGCTTGTGGGAGCCGACGTTCGGCTTCAGTCATGCAAATGACAAAACATTTGAGCTTGCCATGAAGGCTTCCTACCAACATTGCCTGACTCAGCATGCCATCCATGCAAATGTCTGA
- the malQ gene encoding 4-alpha-glucanotransferase, producing the protein MKYNIRRCGVLMHPTSLPSKHGIGSLGDEAFQFLDLLKKTSVRLWQILPLGPTGYGDSPYAARSSFAGNELLIDLKSLAYDGYLDVEDVLFTPAFPSDRVDYGMVRFYKEPLLEKAAQQFLKDAEPDEQAAYQSFVAENAWWLDDYALYQVLCKHYNDSRWFEIWPEELRLRKTAALKKAQKEFHSQIELIMVQQYFFFTQWQKVKTYANTHGIQIIGDIPIFVAPDSVDAWANRHLLKMDENGRQTVSSGVPPDAFSDDGQLWGNPVYDWKAHQKEGFAWWIKRIQKTLEACDIVRIDHFRGFAAYWEVPQGEKTAMNGSWVEAPGKQLFEALTQKLGAQLPIIAEDLGVITEDVEELRDSNNFPGMKILQFAFNVKDGTLDASNAYLPHNCIYNSVIYTGTHDNNTTRGWYEALDGASKDVLRRYLECPDEQVVWQLIRQMLLSCSKDAILPMQDWLELGAEGRMNIPSTCGQSNWSWRARSLNVEPWRIDRLRSLIELSGR; encoded by the coding sequence ATGAAATACAACATACGACGTTGCGGAGTGCTTATGCACCCCACCTCATTACCCTCAAAACACGGAATCGGCTCGCTTGGCGATGAAGCTTTCCAATTTCTTGACCTCTTAAAAAAAACATCGGTACGCCTATGGCAAATCCTTCCCTTGGGGCCTACCGGCTACGGTGACAGCCCCTACGCAGCCCGCTCTTCCTTTGCAGGCAATGAACTGCTTATCGATCTTAAGAGCCTTGCCTATGACGGATATCTGGATGTCGAGGATGTACTCTTCACCCCTGCGTTCCCTTCCGATCGAGTCGATTACGGCATGGTGCGTTTCTACAAGGAACCCCTGCTTGAAAAAGCAGCTCAACAGTTTCTCAAGGATGCAGAACCCGATGAACAGGCAGCTTATCAGAGCTTTGTTGCTGAGAATGCCTGGTGGTTGGATGACTATGCCCTCTATCAGGTGCTCTGTAAGCACTATAACGACTCCCGCTGGTTTGAAATCTGGCCTGAGGAACTCCGACTTAGAAAAACTGCAGCCTTGAAGAAGGCTCAAAAAGAGTTCCATTCCCAAATTGAGCTAATTATGGTTCAACAATACTTTTTCTTCACCCAGTGGCAAAAAGTAAAAACATACGCCAACACCCATGGCATCCAAATCATCGGGGACATTCCCATATTCGTTGCACCAGACAGTGTCGATGCTTGGGCGAACAGACACCTATTGAAAATGGACGAAAATGGTAGGCAAACCGTTTCCAGCGGTGTGCCACCCGATGCCTTCTCGGATGACGGCCAACTGTGGGGTAATCCAGTCTATGACTGGAAAGCCCACCAAAAGGAAGGCTTTGCCTGGTGGATCAAGAGAATTCAGAAAACCTTGGAAGCTTGTGACATCGTACGTATCGACCACTTCCGTGGCTTTGCCGCCTACTGGGAAGTCCCGCAGGGAGAGAAGACTGCAATGAACGGCAGCTGGGTTGAAGCACCGGGAAAGCAGCTGTTTGAAGCACTGACCCAAAAACTGGGGGCGCAACTTCCCATCATTGCAGAGGATTTGGGGGTAATAACCGAGGATGTGGAGGAGCTTAGGGATTCCAACAACTTCCCGGGCATGAAAATTCTCCAGTTTGCCTTCAATGTGAAAGACGGAACATTGGATGCATCAAACGCATACCTTCCTCACAACTGTATATACAACAGCGTCATCTACACCGGAACGCATGACAACAACACCACCCGCGGCTGGTATGAAGCCTTGGATGGTGCAAGCAAGGACGTACTCCGACGGTACCTCGAATGTCCCGATGAGCAGGTGGTTTGGCAACTGATCAGGCAAATGCTGCTCAGTTGCTCAAAGGATGCTATCCTGCCGATGCAGGACTGGCTTGAACTCGGAGCCGAAGGGAGAATGAACATCCCCTCGACCTGCGGCCAGAGCAACTGGAGCTGGAGAGCCAGGAGCCTGAATGTAGAGCCTTGGCGAATCGACCGCCTGCGCTCGTTGATTGAACTCAGCGGACGTTAG
- a CDS encoding 2-oxo acid dehydrogenase subunit E2, producing the protein MNKRNDAVRVHDVPAYKQLFPFIMPKRSEALVYQNMVLDLTQTVQFVKQNKASDGRSYRIFEVFLAAILRTIALRPELNRFVANYRYWQRNELSLNFVVKESYSDEAPEHSMPLTFRADMTLDEIAAIINNAIIEQREIASTNFTDKAILFFLKFPRPIIRLLVSTARRLDIHGKAPKALREADGLHTSLFVSNMGSIGLGGGSPHHHLYEWGTTSIFVTMGVLKRVRHTENGRTVSRDTMEVGFTVDERVTDGFYFTKSIKLFQELLSDPSQLMQKPALPPPPLSKAEYKQKLKALS; encoded by the coding sequence ATGAATAAACGCAACGATGCCGTGCGGGTGCATGATGTGCCCGCCTATAAACAACTGTTCCCTTTCATCATGCCCAAGCGCTCAGAGGCGTTGGTCTATCAGAATATGGTGCTCGACTTGACTCAGACGGTGCAGTTCGTCAAGCAAAACAAAGCAAGCGATGGTCGCTCATACCGGATTTTTGAGGTGTTTCTTGCAGCAATCCTTCGCACCATCGCTCTGAGGCCTGAACTCAATCGGTTTGTGGCCAATTATCGGTATTGGCAACGCAACGAGCTTTCGCTGAACTTTGTGGTGAAGGAGTCGTATAGCGATGAGGCTCCCGAGCACAGCATGCCCTTAACCTTTCGCGCCGATATGACCCTTGATGAGATTGCAGCCATCATCAACAACGCAATCATTGAGCAACGGGAAATTGCTTCAACAAACTTCACCGATAAAGCCATCCTGTTTTTCCTCAAGTTCCCCCGCCCTATTATCCGCCTTTTGGTATCGACGGCACGGCGACTCGACATCCACGGCAAAGCACCAAAAGCCTTGCGAGAAGCCGACGGCCTGCATACCAGCCTGTTTGTCAGCAATATGGGTAGTATCGGGCTTGGCGGAGGAAGTCCTCACCACCATCTCTACGAGTGGGGAACAACCAGCATTTTTGTGACTATGGGAGTTTTGAAGCGAGTCAGACATACAGAAAATGGCAGGACCGTAAGCCGTGATACCATGGAGGTGGGGTTCACCGTCGATGAACGGGTCACCGACGGTTTTTATTTCACCAAGTCGATCAAGCTATTCCAGGAATTGCTTTCCGACCCTTCCCAGCTGATGCAAAAGCCTGCACTTCCTCCACCTCCCCTCAGCAAGGCAGAGTACAAGCAAAAATTGAAAGCTCTTAGCTGA
- the thyX gene encoding FAD-dependent thymidylate synthase, translating to MAHCIVAAAEEILDKEFPVLDHGFVRLVDYLGSDERIVQSARVSYGSGTKTYRQDKGLISYLLRNDHTSPFEQVNFTFHVKMPIFVARQWIRHRTGRVNEISGRYSVMSDECYLPDKEHINFQSEDNKQGRTDEAVSDALAAEVLALLSEDQKRSYETYQKLLDLGIARELARVDLPLSLYTEWYWQMDLHNLFHFLQLRLDSHAQYEIRVYAQTILDMVRLVCPMATEAFEEHKLGAKTFSQSELDAMKSMLKGEDNPLKGRALELFEQKLS from the coding sequence ATGGCGCATTGCATCGTAGCAGCAGCTGAAGAGATTCTGGACAAGGAGTTTCCCGTTCTCGACCATGGATTTGTCCGACTTGTCGACTATTTGGGAAGTGATGAACGAATCGTGCAAAGTGCACGCGTCTCCTATGGCAGTGGAACAAAAACCTACCGCCAGGACAAAGGTCTTATCAGCTACCTTCTACGCAACGACCATACCTCTCCCTTTGAACAGGTAAACTTCACCTTTCATGTGAAAATGCCCATTTTTGTAGCTCGGCAGTGGATCCGTCACCGAACCGGAAGGGTGAATGAGATCAGCGGCCGCTACAGCGTCATGAGCGACGAGTGTTATCTGCCGGACAAGGAGCACATCAACTTCCAAAGTGAGGACAACAAGCAGGGACGTACCGATGAGGCAGTCTCTGATGCATTGGCCGCTGAAGTGCTTGCCTTGCTCAGTGAAGATCAGAAGCGAAGCTACGAGACCTACCAGAAGTTGCTCGACCTCGGCATCGCCCGCGAGCTTGCACGGGTTGATCTGCCGCTGAGCCTGTATACCGAGTGGTACTGGCAGATGGACCTGCACAACCTTTTCCACTTCCTCCAACTCAGGCTCGACAGCCACGCCCAGTATGAAATCAGAGTCTATGCCCAGACAATCCTGGATATGGTGCGTTTGGTATGCCCCATGGCAACCGAAGCCTTCGAAGAGCACAAGTTGGGGGCAAAAACGTTCAGCCAGAGCGAACTGGATGCGATGAAAAGCATGCTCAAGGGTGAGGATAATCCCCTGAAGGGACGGGCCCTTGAGCTCTTTGAGCAGAAACTCAGCTAA